The following proteins are co-located in the Chaetodon trifascialis isolate fChaTrf1 chromosome 14, fChaTrf1.hap1, whole genome shotgun sequence genome:
- the qpct gene encoding glutaminyl-peptide cyclotransferase, with product MWRGASTTMAERSNGPSTMRLFYTVAIWVTFIHCTRGIPWTQEKLHHRALTLTQDEVSAALSHTDLEQMWLRDLRPLLVTRYPGSAGSQAVQEHIKTTLASLGAGWDVTEDKFLSQTPYGPLPFNNLIATLNPSAKRRLVLACHYDSKYYPPQWHGREFQGATDSAVPCAMMLELARALDEELKAQKISSPDLTLQLLFFDGEEAFFQWTSTDSLYGSRHLARKMEATPHPAGATDTNQLHGIDLFVLLDLIGAPGPRFGNQFPSTMHWFSRLQNIEKRLHSMNELVDHPNNVQYFWPEQAVGHIEDDHIPFLNRGVRVLHLIPWPFPSVWHTFDDNEQNLDRSTIQNLNKILQVFVLEYLNARPTVPMTPQSAP from the exons ATGTGGAGAGGAGCGTCAACAACGATGGCTGAGCGAAGCAATGGTCCCTCCACAATGCGTTTATTTTACACTGTGGCCATCTGGGTGACATTCATCCACTGCACCAGAGGAATTCCCTGGACTCAAGAAAAG CTCCATCACCGAGCTCTCACCCTAACACAAGATGAGGTCAGTGCCGCGCTGTCGCACACTGACCTGGAGCAGATGTGGCTGAGGGATCTGAGGCCGCTGCTGGTCACCAGGTATCCAGGCTCTGCGGGCAGCCAGGCCGTGCAGGAG cataTCAAAACAACCCTTGCGTCCCTCGGAGCAGGCTGGGATGTGACAGAGGATAAGTTTCTGTCACAAACGCCCTATGGCCCCCTGCCCTTCAATAACCTTATTGCCACCCTCAACCCATCAGCCAAGCGCCGCCTGGTCCTGGCGTGTCACTACGACTCTAAGTACTACCCACCACAGTGGCACGGGCGGGAGTTCCAAGGCGCCACTGATTCTGCCGTTCCCTGTGCCATGATGTTGGAGCTGGCACGAGCACTGGATGAAGAACTGAAAGCCCAGAAG ATTTCCAGTCCCGACCTGACCCTGCAGTTGCTCTTCTTCGATGGAGAGGAGGCTTTTTTCCAGTGGACCTCCACAGACTCCCTGTATGGCTCTCGCCACCTGGCCCGGAAGATGGAGGCCACCCCGCATCCAGCCGGCGCCACGGACACCAACCAGCTACACGGCATA gatctgtttgtgttgttggaCCTGATCGGGGCTCCCGGCCCACGCTTCGGCAACCAGTTCCCCAGCACAATGCACTGGTTCTCCAGACTGCAGAACATCG AAAAGCGTTTGCACTCCATGAATGAGCTTGTGGATCATCCTaacaatgtgcaatatttctggCCTGAACAAGCTGTTGGCCACATAGAAGATGATCATATACCGTTCCTCAATAGAG GTGTACGCGTCCTCCACCTTATCCCCTGGCCCTTCCCCTCCGTGTGGCACACGTTCGATGACAACGAGCAGAACCTGGATCGCTCCACCATTCAGAACCTCAACAAGAtcctgcaggtttttgttctggAGTACCTCAACGCCAGACCCACCGTCCCTATGACCCCACAGAGTGCCCCATAA